The genomic region ATCTCGAAGAAGAAGCACCACCATCCATCCGAGTGCGGCACCCCCGAGGACAAAAAAACCCCTAACCTAAACCACTAACCAGACTCTTTACTTAATGTTCTTCACGACCATATATAGATATAAATCACCAAAGCTagacacacatgcacacacgcgcATGCAACACCGACACGGGAAGAAGACTGTGAACTCTGGTGGGGATCATAAGGATCGATTATTGACTCTTGAGGTTGCGGTTTAAGGCCTCCTAAGGAAGACGTCGGTGAGGACCGTCTGGGACTGCAGTGACGCCTTGAGTATCTTCAGACTCTGACAAACATCATATCCTCCATCAAAATTAATTCAACCGATCGATCTCTACTAATAGTTAGTATAGTACTAGTTTCATACCTCGGTGCGGCCAAAGTGGACAATCCTCTCCTGGAGGTCGCGGGGGTCCCTGATGCGGTGTGCGTTGATCATGGGGATCTCGGAGATGCGAGACATGGGGGTGACCTTGAGGTCGTCCGTGATGGTGTAGGTCACGACGCCCTGCACGACCCCGCGAGAGAAGGACGACGCGCCAGCGGTGAGCaggaggagaaggccgccgccgGCCCTGGGCGGGAGCAGGGCGTCCCTTGCATCTTCATCGACGATGTAGGTGCCGTCGAGCTCGTCGAGGCTCCGGGACAAGTTGCCGACGCTGCCGATGGGATCCGCGGCGAGCAGCCTGACGACGGTGCCGAtggggagggcgaggagggagaagaggaagTCCACCACATCCTTGCCCGCCTCCGCGCACACCACGCGCCCGGTGCGGGTGTTCACCAGTAGCTTTATTGTGCGCTGAGTCGCAGGGcggcttctccttcctcctccaggggtgtcgctcctcctccttcctccagaGACCATCTCCATGTCGCACTGGCACTGGAATGCACTACCGGGCATGTAGTGATATTTATATACAAGTAGGAGTACTGGCTAGCTTCGTGCGTAAGGTAGGGGTGAGGAGGGGCTGAGGGCAGGCCACGCCAGGCTTTCGGCCGGTCACGTACGTGTCCTCATGCGCGCGTCTGGGTCGTTTGCTTCTCCACCAGTCACATTCGTCG from Triticum aestivum cultivar Chinese Spring chromosome 4A, IWGSC CS RefSeq v2.1, whole genome shotgun sequence harbors:
- the LOC123083348 gene encoding uncharacterized protein, whose translation is MVSGGRRRSDTPGGGRRSRPATQRTIKLLVNTRTGRVVCAEAGKDVVDFLFSLLALPIGTVVRLLAADPIGSVGNLSRSLDELDGTYIVDEDARDALLPPRAGGGLLLLLTAGASSFSRGVVQGVVTYTITDDLKVTPMSRISEIPMINAHRIRDPRDLQERIVHFGRTESLKILKASLQSQTVLTDVFLRRP